In the Acomys russatus chromosome 13, mAcoRus1.1, whole genome shotgun sequence genome, one interval contains:
- the Tmem43 gene encoding transmembrane protein 43, with product MAANYSSTSSRKEHVKVTSKPQPGFLERLSETSGGMFVGLMTFLLSFYLIFTNEGRALKTATSLAEGLSLVVSPDSIHSVAPENEGRLVHIIGALRTSKLLSDPNYGVHLPAVKLRRHVEMYQWVETEESSEYTEDGQVKKETKYSYNTEWRSEIVSSKNFDREIGHKNPSAMAVESFTATAPFVQIGRFFLSAGLIDKIDNFKPLSLSKLEDPHVDIIRRGDFFYHSENPKYPEVGDVRVSFSYAGLSSDDPDLGPAHVVTVIARQRGDQLIPYSTKSGDTLLLLHHGDFSAEEVFHREQKSNSMKTWGLRAAGWMAMFMGLNLMTRILYTLVDWFPVFRDLVNIGLKAFAFCVATSLTLLTVAAGWLFYRPLWAALIGCLALVPIIIARTRVPAKKLE from the exons ATGGCCGCGAAC TAttccagcaccagcagcagaaAAGAGCATGTCAAAGTGACATCTAAGCCCCAGCCAGGCTTCCTGGAGCGGCTGAGTGAAACTTCCGGCGGGATGTTCGTGGGGCTCATGACCTTCTTACTCTCCTTCTACTTAATTTTCACCAATGAG GGCCGTGCACTGAAGACAGCCACCTCGCTTGCAGAGGGCCTGTCACTCGTGGTGTCCCCCGACAGCATCCACAGTGTAGCTCCGGAGAATGAAGGGAGGCTGGTGCACATCATCGGGGCTCTAAGGACTTCCAAG ctcTTGTCTGACCCAAACTATGGGGTCCATCTCCCAGCTGTGAAGCTGCGGAGGCATGTGGAGATGTACCAGTGGGTGGAGACAGAAGAGTCCAG TGAGTACACGGAAGATGGGCAGGTGAAGAAGGAGACCAAGTACTCCTACA ACACAGAGTGGAGGTCAGAAATTGTCTCCAGCAAAAACTTTGACCGAGAGATTGGTCACAAAAACCCCAG TGCCATGGCAGTGGAGTCTTTCACAGCAACTGCCCCCTTTGTCCAAATTGGCAGGTTTTTCCTCTCAGCAG GCCTCATTGACAAGATTGACAACTTCAAGCCCCTGAGCCTGTCCAAGCTGGAGGACCCCCACGTGGACATCATTCGCCGAGGAGACTTTTTCTACCACAGTGAAAACCCTAAGTACCCAGAG GTTGGTGATGTTCGTGTCTCCTTTTCTTATGCGGGACTGAGCAGCGACGACCCTGACCTGGGCCCGGCTCATGTG GTTACTGTGATTGCCCGGCAGCGAGGTGACCAGCTAATCCCATACTCCACCAAGTCTGGGGACACCTTGCTGCTCCTGCACCATGGAGACTTCTCAGCTGAG GAGGTGTTTCATAGAGAACAGAAGAGCAATTCCATGAAGACATGGGGCCTTCGGGCGGCTGGATGGATGGCCATGTTTATGGGCCTCAACCTCATGACCCGGATCCTGTACACCCTGG TGGACTGGTTTCCTGTCTTCCGAGACCTAGTCAACATTGGCCTGAAAGCCTTTGCCTTCTGTGTGGCCACCTCGCTGACCCTGTTGActgtggctgctggctggctCTTCTACCGACCGCTGTGGGCTGCTCTCATCGGCTGCCTGGCGCTGGTGCCCATTATCATTGCACGGACCCGGGTGCCAGCCAAGAAGCTGGAGTGA